Within the Debaryomyces hansenii CBS767 chromosome E complete sequence genome, the region TGTACAAATGCATCAATATATGCCTCTATTTGCCCTTAGATAAGATAAAAAAGGGTATTTTGGTAAAGACACGATGGTTTAATTAGCATAAATGGCCTTACTTCTCATTACCATAAACAGCTATAAAATTCAAGCatagaagaaattagagGTATATGGAGCAATTAATGTACTTTAATGTAATATTTGCTACTTAAAATTCACAATCCATGAGTTTTGTGATATTGGTGAAATCTTTGTATTTTAAGAAAAACTTCACTTTTTTTAACATTGTAATTAATTATACGAAACCGtctattttgataaatgtTTCTGCAAAAGGAACAAAACACAAACGATAGAACCAATATGGaatacaagaaaaaaaaaagtcaTGATAAAACCATCATACGAACTTTAATTAGAAAATGCAGCGAGTGAAAATATGGTTGCAAATAAGTACAtcataattcatttttataaaaCAATCTAAAAACATTTAAAACAGAACTAAACCAAATTAAGCATCGCATGTAGCTACACCTAGCTCAGAATCACCTTGACCAAAGTATAAAAACCATTTGCCATGAAATTGGACAATTCCTTCAGTAAAAACAACTTGATCAACTTGACCCTCTACTTCGTTATCTGAGTCAGGAACCAAGAACGGTTTGTCCAATCTCGCCAATGGCCCAGATAAGTCATCATAATCGACCAACATCTGGGATATAGAATAAGTACCCTTGGGGTAATCTCCACTACCTTTAGTAGCTGAATTGTAGAACAACACATAATGATTCTTTGTGGAATGTTCATATTGTAACTTTATGGGTGCCGCACCAGGCTCAATCAATTTATCCTGCCAATTGAAAACTCCTTTggcaaaaatatttttttcataGGTCTTGGAGGTAAGTTTCCAACTTATCAAATCAGTTGATTCTGCTAAATGGAAGGCCGAATCCCCCCAAATCATATAGTATTTGCCATCATTATGTTTTTCTACAAATATCGCTCCTGACTTCAGCCATCCTGTTCGAATTATTTCCTTATTATCTGACGAGATGGCAATATCATGCCAATCTGAATCTGGATTAATAATTGGTGGGTACTTGGTCCAGTCAAATAAATTCTCCGAAGTAGCAATACACAACCTGGCATTCTTCGTATCGTATGCAGTGTAGGTCataataaacaatttaGAGACAGGATCTCTGACAATTCTAGGATCTTCGCACCCACCTTTTTCATAAGATTCAGTAGGCTTGATGATAGGTTTGTTCCACCTCACAAACTTATATCCGTCATTAGACCATGCAATGCCGACAGAAGAAACCTTATCTTGATTTTGTGCTCTATAAAGTAAAAATACTCTATCATCAATTACTATGGCAGTTGCGTTATACAAATATGAGTTCTCAAATTCGTTATCAGGATTAGGAGTTAAGATCGGGTTGTGCTCATATTTCACAAAATTTGGTCCGATTGGAAAGGAATTGGGTGGCTTATAATTGATATCACCATCTTTTGAGTCTCTGTCTATAACTGGgatcttcattattattgtatcTTACACTTGTATCTTATTTTCTTCCTAATGTTTCATATTTTCTGGGGCCTTAAATAGTTGCGTGCGACATTTTTGTGCCAGGCTATGTCGCAATGTCGTACTCCTTTTTCGTGTTGATAAGCATCATATATTGGGACTCTACTATGAGATTCACAATAGGATGACTAAATAGTAAATTGAGCGGTTTATACAGACATTGGCTAATACGGAATTGAACTATCGTTTACAATACAAATATAGAATATAGAAACAAGGTATATTATTGGATTTTGGATATTTGTAACACGTCTTAAAACTGAACgtttaaaaaaatattatggGCCAATTATTATCACATCCAATTGAGGATAAAACCATGGAACATAAGTCATATGATACAATCACATATTGTATAGGACTGATGCAAGGGTATCGGATGAGTATGGAGGATGCTCATAATGTCAAAGTGAATGAGGATGAATCACTCGCCGTATTTGGTGTGTTTGATGGCCATGGTGGGAAGACATGCGCCGAAGTCGTAAGTGACAAGCTACCAACAATGGTGTTTAGAGAGTTGAGCAGTTTGTTAAAAAACGGCAACGGAGATCTCGCGTCATATATGAAAGTACTAAAAGATTCGTTTTTTAGAATTGATCGAGATTTGACGAATGAAGACTCTTCTAATTGTGGGACCACTGCAATCATTGCATCAATTATAGCTAACGAGTATATCATTGTGTCTAATGCGGGGGATTCAAGATGTATAATGTCTTTGGAAGGCGGTGCACCAAAGACTTTATCATTTGACCACAAACCGTCTACGATGGGAGAAAGAGttagaattgaaaacaGTGGGGGATATGTCGTGAATGGTAGAGTGAACGAGATTTTAGCATTATCTAGAGCATTTGGTGACTTCAAGTTCAAATTGCCCTATATGGAATTGCTGAATAACCAAAACAAGTATATTGCTGCTAACAAGAAGTATTTCAAGCAtgaattgattcatttaCCTCCTGAATTGTTTCTGGTCAGCGTAGAGCCAGATGTGGTAGTCTACGACTTGAAGAGCTTAAAGCAACCAGAATTTGTTGTTTTAGCATGTGATGGAATTTGGGATTGCTATACTAATACTaagttaataaaaattataagGGACAAATTAAGCTTGGACTGGAAAATACATCATATAACagaatttattttgaacGATTGTGTTGGAATGGCTAATAATGTAACAGGGATAGGTTTTGACAATATGACCATTATCATTGTTGCGgtacataataataataatattgatgagTGGTATACTATGATGAAAGAACGGGTTTTAAAAGAGAAGGGACTTCTCTAGATATTCTGTGATTGGAAATTTAACCTTATTTTCTCATTAATATTCACTTATAATTCATCATGATCAAGTGCAAagtttaaatttttcttacATTTATTCATAATGGGATTAAATCGATCATTATTAATCCATTACAGGCATCGTCCAAATATAATAGCTTAAAGCTCCATTTCAATCgatcattaataattattttatattaatacataAGTTTACATTCTCTTAATTGTACGTATTATTGTAATTTGCAAATCCTGCATACAAAAATGGCAAGCAAAAACATTCGATAGGTTGATGTTAGATTTTAGATACTGCTAACACCTAAAGACATAATAATAGACCACATCATTGTTTACATTTATAAGTTTGACAACTTAACATCATAGCATTACTTTAGAacatattcatatatttttattttggGTCAAGAGAGGCTGATCTTAAgagaattcattattttgcaTTTAGACTTGGTAAATTTCAATGTCATTAACCGATATAGATGTTTACGAAGATCCCATATTAAAATTGGCACAGGATCCAGGtttaaataaagaaaaagagaaaacaaaagaattaataaatataatacatgGTTTTCCATTAACAGAACGGAAAGTATCCAAGCTATGCCAATTATCATTAACGATCCTACAAAGCTTAGAGAAGatagaattaaatttaaagaattggGCATTTCTTTCGTTAGATATTAACTCAGAAAACCATTTTAATAAGGATAGTGATGTTgatatcaagaatttcaataataatatatcgTTGAAAGTATTAAATAATTGCAATGAATTTAAcagaaaattaaatattatatccGTCGATCTCGACTATATCACCAAATCGCTGAGGACGCTAACTCCGTTAGAGTATATTCTGGATAGTGGAACACTATTGACGTCGTTAACATTAAGAAGCATCCGACTTAAGGATGAAATATCAGACAAGATAACAATTGCATACCTGAAAGCCaaattaataacaataGGAACTGATTTAGAAACAATGTTGgaagacgatgaagataattcaACGGCAGTAACATATAAGAACTTTGTTGTTAGTTTATTAaaacaattgaacaattcGATAGAAATGGAAGATATTTCTGCTAAATATGAATGCTTGGCAGTTATCAATGATATGGAACAAATGTTCAATGTTTATAAATTAGACAGAATACAACAAATGACTTTATATGAGAAATCTAAACAAAACGATGAGGAGCTCCTTCCAATAGATAAGGAATTAGTCAGTACTGTTTTAAATAAGTCGGGTCACACggaaaatgatatttcaGACtatgacgatgatgattatgattatgattatgattCTGACTTTGTTTCCTCATCAATGTATTCGTCATCAGCACCCTTGCATAATCCTCCACTTATTCGCTCAATTACTAAGTCTCAACAAATGAAACCTTCGCAATCACCTCCTAAGCAATCCTCGAATTTCGGAAGAAGAGATTCAGTATCATCGTTATCAACGTCtgcttttcttcaaaaaacTTCATTATCAGATGAGTTACCATATTTAATGTCTGCATTTGATCTGGCaaagaattttgaagagGACGTTAgtcatttcaaaaaaagAGACGAAAACGACATaccaaaaaagaaattaaagaaagaacataatatgaaaaattctcaAGCTATAGAGATCAATGGAGAACCATCTCGTGAAAAACAATTTCCTAGTCgtaaatcaaaattaccAAACGGTTCCTTGTATGCTGAAAGTACACTATTATCTAAACCTCCTTTATCAGATGCAAGCTCATATCTTTATGCCAATAATTCGTTGCTATCTAAATTAGGCATAAGACCCCAAGTTATAACTACTGAAATGCCATCTAAGGAATTATCTAACAATACAACCATAAACATAAAGCATAAAATAGATAAAGGACCTCAATTATATGTTGAAGATACAGAAAAAAATGGCAaggataaagaaaatagaaAAGTATTTAATCCTTTAACTATAGCAAACCTAGAAAGCCACAGTTTTTCAGACCTTCTTGCGGGCAATGCTGATGATTCTGTTGAATAATAGTTTCAGAGAGATCAAATACGGCATCTACAGTTCATGTAGTAAAGTGAACTTGGGAAGTAATATATAGACTATATAAACGTTTATCATTCGGTATTTTGGTCATATTTATTGTCTTGTAACTATCTAATTTCAGTAATCTTGTCTTGACTTGAGCATTTGCGCAATTCCTTGACAAAGCTTTCTCCCCAAAATCCAGACGTATACTTCGatatataatcaaataattttttgaagttAAGTTCCTTTTTCTCTTCTGGTAATGTCAAACTCTCTTTTATAGCATAACTTAATTCTTCTGTATTCCAAGGGTTAACAACGATCGCTCCATTCAATGATTGAGCGGCACCTGCAAACTCTGATAAGATAAGAACACCCTTATTTTCTTGCTGACAtgcaatatattcataacAAACAAGGTTCATGCCGTCTCTTGTAGAACTAACTAAGCAAACATCAGATATATGATATAAACTgattaattcatcaaatggGATGGATTTGTGCATGAAATGAATTGGTACAAATTCAACAGTACCGAATCTTCCATTAATTCTACCTACTAATTCATTGACAGTTGCCCTCAAACTTTGATACTCTTCAACGTCTCCACGGGAAGGAACGGCAACTTGAACTAATATCACTTTGCCTATCCATTCGGGATTCTCAGTAAggaaaatttcaaatgcaTGTAGCTTTTGGGGAACACCTTTGATGTAATCTAATCTATCTACTCCAACTATAATCTTAGTATCAGTAAACTTTTGTTTTAATTGCTTAATACGGTCTACCACTTTAGGCTTAGTTACCCCCTCGGTAAACTTATCAACATCTATACCAATTGGGAAAGCACCTATACCAATTGATCTACCTTGATACTCAATTCCATTTGGTAATATATTAacatttgaaacaattctCGATACTGAAGATAAGAAATGCCTAGCGTAGTCGTACGTATGGAATCCAATCAAATCACAACTTAATACACCAACCAATATCTCTTCTCTAACGGGTAAAATTCTATAAATCTCCGAGGATGGGAATGGAGtatgaagaaagaatcctattcttatattttttttcttattttctatttcttctcgTAACATCTGAGGCAATAACATTAAATGGTAATCATGCACCCAAATCATATCGTTATCATCAACTTGCTGTGCAATTGTGATAGCAAACTTCCTATTCGCTTCGATATATGCGGCCCAtgcattttcatcaaaattcaTTTCACCAGGATGGTAATGGAACAACGGCCATAATATACTGTTAGAAAAACCATTATAGTGTAAATCAGCAATTGAATCACTCAAAAATATGGCAGTACAGTTGAATTTCTCCATTAAATCCTTATTAACCTTACTTTGTTCATCTTCCGGAATTTCAAGTCCTGGCCACCCTAACCATTGAAATTCCGTTGATTTCTTTAACCCTTGCAATGCCGTAACCAATCCTCCAGATGACATTGAATAGTCATATGTCCCGTTAGGCGATCGCTTGATCGTAACTGGTAATCTGTTTGAAACTACTAACACTTTTCCTTTTATCATTTTACGTTTTCTATATAGACAgttgtataataattgaataatttgattcagTTATCTTTTAAAGGCTTATAAAATCGCAACTCTATATCATTGCTATTAATGGGCGGCAGGAAATCCATTTATTACTACATTGGGAAATCGAcgaataattcatttttcaacctATCTACAAACTTGACAGCTTTTAACAACTCTTAAACATCACCTATACAATCAAGCCTTTATATTATGTATACTCCATATGGAAATGCTGCTAACATGcagcaacagcagcaacagcagcaacaaAACTTACAGCATCCTCAACCTCAGCATCCATCATTTCAACAACCACAACAACATGCGCAGTATGGTAATATGGGCCAGCAACCCCAAACACAACAATCGGGACCATATGCTAACTTTTTCCAAGATCCAGCAACTTCAATGGCAGCCCAGTTAGCGAAAAATAGTATTGGATCgtcaaatcaatatttacaaCAAAATTTTGGATCAATTATATCTGGAACTGGTGATCTCAACTACTATTTTAGAGTCAGTAACTCATATGTTTTTAGGAAGATTTTGTTAATATTGTTTCCATACAGAAATAAGAACTGGACCAGGTTCACTGCCGAAAATACTGGGACTTCAGGCAACACTACAAGTGTTGCATTCGCTCCCCCAAGTCAGGACATAAATGCACCCGATTTATATATCCCACTAATGTCCTTCATAACATACATTTTGTTGTGGGCCGTGTTTCAAGGATTGAAGGGTGACTTTCATCCTCAATTGTTTGGGTATTTGGCGTCACAAACGTTAGCTTGTTCCTTCTTGGACATCTTGATATTTAAAGTCGGACTCTACTTGTTGAATTGTTCTACTCAAAGCTCATTATGGGATTTAATCAGTTTCAGTGGCTACAAGTATGTGACAATTATTACTTTGCTTTGTTGGAAACACTTAATCGGTGGTAGCTGGATGGTGTACTACGGAGTGGTTGTAGTCTTCACTACGAGTTTAGCATTGTTCTTAATGAGatcattgaaattcttgGTCTTACCTTCGGCAAACACTGCTGCTGGAAGTTCTGCAAGTAACAGTATATCCAGTAAGCAGAGGAAGAttagaattcaattcttatTTGTTTATGCTGTTGTATTCCAATTTCTCATAGTTCTTTTTATGAGTAGATAGTTTGAGTAGagatttcattaattacaatatagaaatattcTACATCCAAATTATGGTGAATATGTATAATCACCAACGTAAATAGctgattatatttattgtcaGTCCTGAGACTAGTGTAACTTTTACGCGTAGAGCATCTAAAAAAAATCTCTGACGCGTAGATGGCTTTATGATTCCTGCAAAAATTAGTATagagaaatcaaatatatttgaaaacaaCCTATTGCCTACTCTTTGATTGCAGAATATTCTGATCATTTGCTCCAAACTATTCGATCTTTAATTGCATTTATCTAATATAGAACAAATATCAAGGTGATTATCAAATGCCTTCAAAATATGGTAACGGGTCTGGAACAGGACGGTTTGTGAAGAACTCAACAATAAAGTCAGAGTTTAGGAATAATGGATATAACAGAGCAGAGGTAATTGATCCTCTGATTGCAAACAATCCCATGTTAAATGATTCTATACAAAAGCGAGAATTGGTTAACAGAATAGATCAGTTGGATTCTATTATGGGGTTTGACAGAATAGAACACGGTGAAATGGACGGTGCTAAACCTCGTAGAGGATGGCTAGTAAATATGCATGCTACAACAATACCTACTGATGAATATTTGGCCGGATACTCAGGAGTAGATTATTACTttttagatgaagaaggAGGATCATTCAAAGCAACAATACGATATGACCCATATTTTTACTTGGTAGTTATACCAGGACACGAGTCTGAGGTAGAAGAAATGCTTAGAAAGGTTTTAGAGCCTTGCAGTTTGAAAGGATTATTAAGAGTTGCCAAGGAGGATTTATCATTACCAAATCATTTAGTGGGTTTAAAGAAAACATTAGTCAAGTTGAGCTTTCACAATGTTGTGGATCTTTTGAGCGCCAGAAGATTGCTTAACCCCATCATTAAAGATAATAAGATGAAAAGAGATACCAGAGATATATACCAAGTGATGAATTTTAACAATGTAAATAATGCTAACGGCACGGAGATTCAaactaatttcaatgacAAAAGTACTGAACAGATTGCAGATCCTGCTACATTAATAGACGACATTAGAGAATATGATGTACCGTATCATGTTAGAGTGTCAATTGATGAGAAAATCAGAGTCGGAAAGTGGTATAACGTTTTTGTTAAACACTCAGAGGTTAgattagaagaagataaggAAAAGATAGCTTTTGCCGATCCAGTGATTTTGGCATTCGATATAGAAACAACGAAAGCTCCTCTTAAATTTCCAGATGCAAAAACAGATCAAATCATGATGATATCTTACATGATTGATGGTGAAGGTTTTCTTATTACTAACAGAGAAATTATAtctgaagatattgaagatttcgAGTATACACCAAAACCAGAATATCCTGGCTTGTTTACTATTTTCAATGAACCAGACGAGAAGATGGTCTTAGTAAGGTTTTTTGAACATATTAGGGATTCGAGACCTACGGTTATTGCTACTTTCAATGGTGATTTTTTTGATTGGCCTTTTGTGGAAAAAAGAACAACTTTTCATGACATGGATAtgtttgaagaaattggatttgcaaaagataatgaaggtGAGTATAAATCGAAATACTGTGTACATATGGATTGTTATAGATGGGTTAAGAGAGATTCTTATTTACCTCAAGGTTCACAAGGTTTGAAGGCTGTTACTACTGCAAAATTAGGTTACAACCCAACTGAATTAGATCCTGAACTCATGACTCCTTATGCATACGAGAAACCACAACTATTATCTGAGTATTCCGTTTCTGATGCAGTTGCAACATATTACTTGTATTATAAGTACGTCCATCCTTTTATTTTCTCTTTATGCACTATCATTCCATTAAACCCCGATGAAGTTTTAAGAAAAGGTACTGGTACCTTATGTGAAATGTTATTAATGGTTCAAGCGTATGAGAATGGGATAGTTTTACCTAACAAACATACTGAACCAATCGAAAGATTCTATGACGGTCATTTGTTAGAATCGGAGACTTACGTTGGTGGCCACGTAGAATCACTAGAGGCTGGTGTTTTCCGTAGTGATTTACCTAATGATTTTAAAGTTGATCCAACTGCAGTCGATGAAATATTAGGTGATTTACATAATGCCTTGAAGTTTTGTATTGAGGTtgaaaataacaaaaaagttgaagatgttgaaaaCTATGATGAAGtttataatcaaattaagGATAGTTTGGTTAATTTAAGGGAAACCCCTATTAGACATGAGAAtcctttaatttttcatgttGATGTTGCTTCAATGTATCCTAATATTATGACTTCAAATAGATTACAACCAGATTCGATGAaatcagaagaagattgtGCAGCTTGTGACTTCAATAGACCCGGTAAGAACTGTGATCGTAGATTGCCTTGGTCATGGAGAGGTGAATACTACCCTGCGGAAATGAATGAATATGGTATGATAAAGAGGACTTTACAAAATGAAACATTCCCTCCTGCAAAACCATGGCTTCCTGCTAAAACATTTGATGAGTTATCGTACTCAGAGCAAGCCCTGTTAATTAAGAAGAGATTGAGTGATTATTCTAGAAAAGTATATCATAGAATAAAGCAGTCCAAAACTGTTTCGAGAGAAGCGATAGTTTGTCAACGTGAAAACCCGTTTTATGTTGATACAGTTAGATCTTTTCGGGATCGTCGTTATGAATTTAAAACGTTGGTTAAAGTTTGGAAAGGCAAAACTGCAAAAATAGATAAACATGATACAATTGCAAAAGATGAAGCTAAGAAGATGGTAGTTTTATACGATTCTTTACAATTAGCACATAAAGTCATTTTAAACTCCTTTTATGGTTATGTAATGAGAAAGGGTTCTCGTTGGTACTCAATGGAAATGGCAGGTATTACTTGTCTTACTGGTGCAactattattcaaatggCCAGGTCTTTAGTTGAAAGGTTAGGAAGACCCCTTGAATTAGACACAGATGGTATTTGGTGTATTTTACCGAAATCATTCCCAGAAAACTATTATTTTAAATGTAAGGATGGTAAAAACatctttcttgaatatcCCTGTTCAATGTTAAACTATTTAGTTCATGACAAATTTACTAATCATCAGTACCAAGACTTGGTTGATCCTAACACTTTTAAATACAAGACTAGATctgaaaattcaattttctttgaagTTGATGGTCCATATAAAGCAATGGTCTTACCAACAtcgaaagaagaaggaaagggattgaagaaaagatatGCAGTATTTAATGATGACGGATCGTTAGCTGAATTGAAAGGCTTCgaattgaaaagaagagGTGAATTACAATTGATTAAGAACTTCCAAtctgatattttcaaattgttttTGGATGGGGATAGTTTAGAAAATTGTTATAAGTCTGTGGCTACGGTAGCAAATAATTGGTTGGACGTCTTGGATACCAAAGGAGGTATGTTAGAGGATGAAGACTTGATTGAACTTATTTGTGAAAATAGAAGTATGTCTAAAAGTTTAGCAGAATATGGTAATCAAAAATCTACTTCAATCACAACAGCGAAAAGATTAGGTGAATTTTTAGGCGAAGAAATGATCAAAGATGCTGGTTTAGCatgtaaatatattatcagTTCCAAACCAATCGGAAGCCCTGTCACAGAACGAGCTGTTCCAGTTTCTATTTTTTCCTCCGAGAAGAAAGAGttttttttgaagaagTGGTTGAAAGATCCATCTTTAGAGAATTTTGACCCAAGAAGTGTTATTGattggaattattattatgagCGTTTAGCATCTGTtgttcaaaaaattatttctattccAGCAGCCTTGCAAGATATAAAGAATCCTGTTCCTAGAGTGCCACATCCAGAATGGttacagaagaagattaaCTCCAAAGAAGATAGTAAGCAAcaatcatcaatttcatcctTTTTTGGCCAAGCTACAAAGAAGGAAGTATTACAGAAGCTGattaaatcaattcaagatattgaagattttggAGAGTTAGATGCCTCTATCCCCAAAGGAAGAGTTAGCAAGGTGACTTCAAGGAAGAGGAGGAACGGAAAGGCAAATAATGTTTCTGACtctgaagaagaggaaCGAAACAATGCCATTTTGAATGGAGAATGCCCTTCAATGACAGAAGATTATGCTGgatttttgcaatatcaAAAGGCTAAATGGAAAGTCCAAGAGAAAAacagagaaagaagaaaaaagtTATTTGGCTCAAATGCAGAATCTTCACATAGGTCTTCAGTTGGCGGAAT harbors:
- a CDS encoding DEHA2E22000p (similar to uniprot|P21951 Saccharomyces cerevisiae YNL262W POL2 Catalytic subunit of DNA polymerase epsilon one of the major chromosomal DNA replication polymerases characterized by processivity and proofreading exonuclease activity), which produces MPSKYGNGSGTGRFVKNSTIKSEFRNNGYNRAEVIDPSIANNPMLNDSIQKRELVNRIDQLDSIMGFDRIEHGEMDGAKPRRGWLVNMHATTIPTDEYLAGYSGVDYYFLDEEGGSFKATIRYDPYFYLVVIPGHESEVEEMLRKVLEPCSLKGLLRVAKEDLSLPNHLVGLKKTLVKLSFHNVVDLLSARRLLNPIIKDNKMKRDTRDIYQVMNFNNVNNANGTEIQTNFNDKSTEQIADPATLIDDIREYDVPYHVRVSIDEKIRVGKWYNVFVKHSEVRLEEDKEKIAFADPVILAFDIETTKAPLKFPDAKTDQIMMISYMIDGEGFLITNREIISEDIEDFEYTPKPEYPGLFTIFNEPDEKMVLVRFFEHIRDSRPTVIATFNGDFFDWPFVEKRTTFHDMDMFEEIGFAKDNEGEYKSKYCVHMDCYRWVKRDSYLPQGSQGLKAVTTAKLGYNPTELDPELMTPYAYEKPQLLSEYSVSDAVATYYLYYKYVHPFIFSLCTIIPLNPDEVLRKGTGTLCEMLLMVQAYENGIVLPNKHTEPIERFYDGHLLESETYVGGHVESLEAGVFRSDLPNDFKVDPTAVDEILGDLHNALKFCIEVENNKKVEDVENYDEVYNQIKDSLVNLRETPIRHENPLIFHVDVASMYPNIMTSNRLQPDSMKSEEDCAACDFNRPGKNCDRRLPWSWRGEYYPAEMNEYGMIKRTLQNETFPPAKPWLPAKTFDELSYSEQASLIKKRLSDYSRKVYHRIKQSKTVSREAIVCQRENPFYVDTVRSFRDRRYEFKTLVKVWKGKTAKIDKHDTIAKDEAKKMVVLYDSLQLAHKVILNSFYGYVMRKGSRWYSMEMAGITCLTGATIIQMARSLVERLGRPLELDTDGIWCILPKSFPENYYFKCKDGKNIFLEYPCSMLNYLVHDKFTNHQYQDLVDPNTFKYKTRSENSIFFEVDGPYKAMVLPTSKEEGKGLKKRYAVFNDDGSLAELKGFELKRRGELQLIKNFQSDIFKLFLDGDSLENCYKSVATVANNWLDVLDTKGGMLEDEDLIELICENRSMSKSLAEYGNQKSTSITTAKRLGEFLGEEMIKDAGLACKYIISSKPIGSPVTERAVPVSIFSSEKKEFFLKKWLKDPSLENFDPRSVIDWNYYYERLASVVQKIISIPAALQDIKNPVPRVPHPEWLQKKINSKEDSKQQSSISSFFGQATKKEVLQKSIKSIQDIEDFGELDASIPKGRVSKVTSRKRRNGKANNVSDSEEEERNNAILNGECPSMTEDYAGFLQYQKAKWKVQEKNRERRKKLFGSNAESSHRSSVGGIIRRQAENIAGSDWEILEYKADPSKPGDIKVYVSASNKVHSFTFHVPKKVYASFKTELSPKKAIRNCEIEKSTAVLPNGHDGSNLYKLTMPEETYLEESTKVESLLQDSNILGLYETQVGAVERAIIDLGNNIRFDDTKVGALGKGLKNGFNVKDLMKVERDSYLKRFGMDIIYFLHLVTNSYEFFTIFKSWENTASIFVLKPSANAQELPSNMDKIYREIFEAKKDRLGKMYSIIEYPDEMKFETTYFHDTAKIFKKMDNCISKIYESRSNRALLAVQSPYTTKVLNLLKSTSSFPTIKMNVSELSLPAVGWQSLIIKRVVNHYFVLASWIKKLISLAKYGNVPLCNLQIENMGYLIDIEYARRLSQSNIVLWLSSRPLPDHGGFEMDKAQDFENLEFPTINNPEIYETACLEVEIGTLTINTILTSALINEAEGTDLADDAVQFDNNNGASTIAEDSFSTPALSILRGMVKDWWDDALKNNDNADSMMNNLVTWVQRSDSLLYDYSLHYHVHNLTTKALLQLIGEFKRMNAQVIFANRNKMLIQTTKVSIENSYAYGQYILKAARSKPLFNFLDLRIVKYWDLLVWMDEYNFGGRCCTEITNDEVQNLIPVNKWQITKFLPVIFQNEFEDWLIIFLDSLTKFKNDTLIPGTQTGTPRVTQIAHILKGQKKLDSNETEEESISNGVMELFRKPLQKRIEKLARRQNESILNPELRQEYEFPKLPGSYTSMKNPSLELVKFLCAVFGLSRKRNIEVRLLRRELLSIFDIKEFSDEAAFKNPSSSLKIPHVICDYCNYIRDIDFCRDEQKNIWNCSNCNKTYNRVAIEEELVAQYNKLLTKFYIQDLKCSKCHQIKSDNMSEYCKCSGKWTETLKYTEVDKRLQIFSNVGGFFNLQLLKGIIEELAL